The following is a genomic window from Caproiciproducens sp. CPB-2.
ACGGTGCCGTTGTGCTTTTTCACGTCGTCGATCATGTCGCGCTGATAGGCGCTTTCGTTGGGCTGTACGGCGAAAATGGTGAGGGTTTTGGGACCGTTGAGCACCTTGGGGCCGTGGCGGTAATCGAGCATATTGAAGTATTTTCCGCTGATGAGCGCGATTTCGGTAAAGGCGAGCGCGCCTTCCTCCGCAAGGCCGCAGAGTACGCCGTCGGCAAGGACGATCACGTCGGTGAAATCCTTCTTTCCAATGGCTTCCAGGTCGGCGCGGTATTTTTCCATATGGTCTTTGTTCTGGTCGATCGCGGTTTTGACGGCGGCTTGCAGTTCCCCGTCGCCGTAGCAGATCGCGTTGATCAGCAGGCTGGCGGCGTACAGGTTGGTGACGGAACGGGTCTGGCAGACGCTGTTGTCGTAAGCCCACGGAAGCACGACGGTCAAGTCGGAAAGCTCCTCCAGGGCGCTCTTTTCCTTCATGGTAATCGATACGATTTTGACATTGGCGGCCTTTTTCATGTGCTCGACCGCACGGACGATCTCCGTGGTCGTGCCGGAGCGGGACAGGACCAGCACGATGCTGTTTTCGATGGTGTGAAGGTAGGTGTCGGGATTGACCAGGTAATCGCCGCCCGCAAGCGCGACGGCGGAGGTGTCCGGACGGGTCACAAACAGGCGCTCGTTGCTCTTGGACAGCATGTAGCTGGAGCCGCAGCCGAGAAATACGAATTTGCGCCGCGCGTTTTTACGGAAAAAATTCCGGATTTCGTCTTCCTGCCTGAGTACCTGCGCATAGGTTTTATCAAGGGCGTCCTTGGTCGCCATGATTTCCTGTTCTGTTAAATACATCTTTTTTACCTCACTGTCTGTTTTTTATTTTTTGGGCAACCGACGGAAAATCCGCCGGGTTGAACTTGAAGAAGCACAGGAGCACCGCTCCCGTGACCGGGGAAAGCTGCGGTTTGACCAGCCGGCCGCCGAGCGCGTGAATCTGCTCCCCGAAGGGTTTTAAAATCAGGTCCCCGGCCTTGAACAGCCCGCCGGAGTAGGAAACGGGGAACCCGGGCTCAAAATGCAGCTGGTTCAGCACGCCTTTGACAATCAGG
Proteins encoded in this region:
- a CDS encoding SIS domain-containing protein, translated to MYLTEQEIMATKDALDKTYAQVLRQEDEIRNFFRKNARRKFVFLGCGSSYMLSKSNERLFVTRPDTSAVALAGGDYLVNPDTYLHTIENSIVLVLSRSGTTTEIVRAVEHMKKAANVKIVSITMKEKSALEELSDLTVVLPWAYDNSVCQTRSVTNLYAASLLINAICYGDGELQAAVKTAIDQNKDHMEKYRADLEAIGKKDFTDVIVLADGVLCGLAEEGALAFTEIALISGKYFNMLDYRHGPKVLNGPKTLTIFAVQPNESAYQRDMIDDVKKHNGTVVTFGSEQTNVYGSDLHISVSGISRFEAYGIPFIYTMQMIALTKALAAGGNPDAPTGLNAYITLK